One part of the Helicobacter cetorum MIT 99-5656 genome encodes these proteins:
- the coaBC gene encoding bifunctional phosphopantothenoylcysteine decarboxylase/phosphopantothenate--cysteine ligase CoaBC — MNFLDDLFYPLRLLENKRILLLVSGSIAVYKSLELVRLLFKSGANIQVAMSEDAKKFVTPLSFEALSHHEVLHANNEKWYYNHNHALYHNHIACATNSDLLIFAPLSANSLAKIAYGIADNVVSATFLACNTPKILAPSMNTNMLNAPSTQSNLKRLKEFGYTLLETQNALLACDTKGNGAMAEVLEILFKATQTLLKDTYFENREVIVIGGASVEKIDSVRTISNLSSGIQASALALALYFKGAKVTFISSSFPTPLPKEITSIQVSNTKSYENALNNVSLHPYCQKPLLFNLAAISDYVPKTTFNHKLKKSELGKTLNIECVQNTDLLASIDSKKFVKIGFKAEDNKERAIENAKNLLKPSQNHGKDCSMVALNLIKDKRPFGSLENELILFTHHKTQNISSTNKLEASFKILDFIKDNAL, encoded by the coding sequence ATGAATTTTTTAGATGATTTATTTTACCCCTTAAGATTATTAGAAAACAAACGCATTTTATTGTTAGTAAGTGGCTCTATTGCGGTGTATAAGTCCCTAGAATTAGTGCGATTATTGTTTAAAAGTGGGGCAAATATTCAAGTAGCAATGAGCGAAGATGCCAAAAAGTTTGTAACCCCCTTAAGCTTTGAAGCCCTAAGTCATCACGAAGTCTTGCACGCAAATAATGAAAAATGGTATTACAATCATAACCATGCTTTATATCATAACCATATCGCTTGTGCTACAAACTCTGATTTACTCATCTTTGCTCCCTTAAGCGCTAATAGCTTGGCAAAAATTGCTTATGGAATAGCTGATAATGTAGTGAGCGCAACCTTTTTAGCTTGTAATACCCCCAAGATTCTAGCTCCTAGTATGAATACCAACATGCTTAATGCCCCTAGCACGCAAAGCAACTTAAAACGCTTAAAAGAGTTTGGTTACACCCTTTTAGAAACCCAAAACGCCCTTTTAGCCTGCGATACTAAAGGCAATGGGGCAATGGCTGAAGTTTTAGAAATCCTTTTTAAAGCCACCCAAACACTCTTAAAAGACACTTATTTTGAAAATAGAGAAGTTATAGTCATAGGCGGAGCGAGTGTAGAAAAGATTGATAGCGTTCGCACTATCAGTAACCTTTCTAGTGGCATTCAAGCAAGCGCTCTTGCTTTGGCTTTGTATTTTAAGGGGGCAAAAGTAACTTTTATTTCATCAAGTTTTCCTACCCCCCTACCCAAAGAAATCACAAGCATTCAAGTTAGTAATACCAAATCCTATGAAAACGCTTTGAATAATGTTAGCTTACACCCTTATTGTCAAAAGCCCCTACTTTTTAATCTAGCTGCCATTAGCGATTATGTGCCAAAAACAACCTTTAATCATAAGCTTAAAAAAAGCGAGCTAGGCAAAACCCTAAACATTGAATGCGTTCAAAATACTGATTTACTCGCCTCTATAGATTCTAAAAAATTTGTCAAAATTGGCTTTAAAGCTGAAGATAACAAAGAAAGGGCTATAGAAAACGCTAAAAATCTTTTAAAACCATCTCAAAATCATGGTAAAGATTGCTCAATGGTCGCTTTAAATCTCATTAAAGATAAGCGCCCCTTTGGTTCATTAGAAAATGAGCTAATACTCTTTACCCACCATAAAACTCAAAACATTTCTTCTACAAACAAGCTAGAAGCCAGCTTTAAAATCCTTGACTTTATCAAGGACAATGCCCTTTAA
- a CDS encoding alpha-2,3-sialyltransferase yields the protein MCEKNQKKPLIIAGNGPSIKDLDYSLFPKDFDVFRCNQFYFEDKYYLGREVKGVFFNACVFDLQMKVAQAMVNSSEYDLEQIYCVHVGLYSYFGGCQQLAQEYLDRHYVGVRSTYSYLKDLEPFFALHAKYRNFYGQHFTSGIMMLLVAIALGYKEIYLCGIDFYENGFGHFYENKGDYFEERFDSAHNKNIDIQALELAKNYAQIYALVPSSALAQILPLSLQKGVSSEVKECIKLGVLKSENFGQKELERQKELERQKELERQKELERQKELERQKELERQKELERQKELERQKELERQSLKVRLKTVLASKGIVGNNIILVGLKDCYCLFKGSIALLCDAKAVKSVIEIIFKR from the coding sequence ATGTGTGAAAAAAATCAAAAGAAACCCCTTATCATCGCTGGCAATGGCCCTAGTATCAAAGATTTAGATTATTCGCTTTTTCCTAAAGATTTTGATGTCTTTAGATGCAATCAATTTTATTTTGAAGACAAGTATTATTTGGGTAGAGAAGTTAAGGGGGTGTTTTTTAATGCATGTGTGTTTGATTTGCAAATGAAAGTGGCTCAAGCTATGGTTAATAGTTCTGAATATGATTTAGAACAAATTTATTGTGTACATGTGGGATTATATAGTTATTTTGGTGGTTGCCAACAATTAGCACAAGAATACTTGGATAGGCATTATGTGGGGGTTCGTTCTACTTATTCGTATTTAAAGGATTTAGAGCCATTTTTTGCCTTGCATGCAAAATACCGCAATTTTTATGGTCAACATTTCACCAGTGGGATTATGATGTTACTTGTTGCGATTGCTCTAGGCTATAAAGAAATCTATTTGTGTGGGATAGATTTTTATGAAAATGGTTTTGGGCATTTTTATGAAAATAAAGGGGATTATTTTGAAGAGCGTTTTGACTCTGCCCATAATAAAAATATTGATATACAAGCCCTTGAATTAGCCAAAAACTACGCACAAATCTATGCTTTAGTGCCAAGTAGTGCTTTAGCACAAATTTTGCCCTTGTCTTTGCAAAAGGGTGTTTCTAGCGAAGTTAAAGAGTGTATTAAATTAGGAGTGCTTAAAAGTGAAAATTTCGGACAAAAAGAATTAGAAAGACAAAAAGAATTAGAAAGACAAAAAGAATTAGAAAGACAAAAAGAATTAGAAAGACAAAAAGAATTAGAAAGACAAAAAGAATTAGAAAGACAAAAAGAATTAGAAAGACAAAAAGAATTAGAAAGACAAAAAGAATTAGAAAGACAAAGTTTAAAAGTAAGATTAAAAACCGTTTTAGCTAGTAAGGGGATTGTGGGGAATAATATTATTCTTGTAGGTTTGAAAGATTGTTATTGTCTGTTTAAGGGGAGTATCGCTCTTTTGTGCGATGCGAAAGCGGTTAAATCAGTGATAGAGATAATTTTTAAGCGTTAG
- a CDS encoding cytidylyltransferase domain-containing protein → MILAYIPARSGSKGVKDKNIKAFRGLPLMAHTILSALDSKLFDEVMVSTDSETYKEIALKYGASVPFLRSQENSSDTAPTILGLLETLENYSKINMHFNHVMILQPTSPLRDTKDILGAWECYTKNHFQSLASVHKVEVNPFLLRTLKDDQLSSLLGTNSTIRRQDIPNFYQVNGAIYLSQTSELDKKTSLNDSLIGYEIEISHALDIDNLKDFDV, encoded by the coding sequence ATGATTTTAGCTTATATTCCTGCTAGAAGTGGTTCTAAGGGCGTGAAAGATAAGAATATTAAGGCATTTAGAGGTTTGCCCTTAATGGCACATACGATACTGAGTGCGTTAGATTCAAAGCTTTTTGATGAGGTTATGGTAAGCACAGATAGCGAGACTTATAAAGAAATTGCCTTAAAATATGGGGCTAGTGTGCCGTTTTTAAGAAGTCAAGAAAATTCAAGCGACACCGCCCCTACGATTTTAGGTTTGTTAGAAACTTTAGAAAATTATTCTAAAATAAACATGCACTTTAATCATGTGATGATTTTACAACCCACTTCGCCCTTAAGAGATACTAAGGATATTCTAGGTGCGTGGGAATGCTATACTAAAAATCATTTTCAAAGTCTAGCAAGCGTGCATAAAGTAGAGGTTAACCCCTTTTTGTTACGCACTCTTAAAGATGACCAACTTTCTTCGTTGCTAGGGACTAATAGCACCATTAGGCGTCAAGATATTCCTAACTTTTATCAAGTCAATGGGGCGATTTATCTTTCTCAAACAAGTGAGTTAGACAAAAAAACGAGCTTAAATGATAGCTTGATAGGTTATGAAATAGAAATTTCGCATGCCTTAGATATAGATAATTTAAAGGATTTTGATGTGTGA
- the neuC gene encoding UDP-N-acetylglucosamine 2-epimerase: MKKIVFVTNSRADYGKLKPLIKAIRDLKHSKHPLNNQITYRIFVCGMHLLEKYGNTYVEILKDGFENVFLSKPYEDEIAMDLALATTITQFSSFIAQEKPSLIVVHGDRVESLACAIVASFNNILCAHVEGGEVSGTIDESIRHSVSKLAHIHYVCNEDAKSNLIQLGEKKERIFNIGSSDIDVMLGDLPSLEEVLEYYYQIERFKNNYAILIYHPVVSEVLSLPKHIFEVLEAIKMSGKNFITIYPNNDLGSNIILKALETLKGHKNFVSFPSMRFEYFLTLLKNAEFIIGNSSCGIREAGVYGVPCINLGTRQNNRSKASHIINAKEDKNEILLAIDKALNLKNILEKNSHFGKGDSVKQFLASLSLELFDTPTQKSFVVRKVSE, translated from the coding sequence GTGAAAAAAATCGTTTTTGTAACTAATAGCCGAGCGGATTATGGTAAGCTCAAGCCTTTAATTAAGGCTATAAGAGATTTAAAACACTCTAAACACCCCTTAAATAATCAAATTACTTATCGTATTTTTGTGTGTGGCATGCACTTGTTAGAAAAATATGGCAACACTTATGTAGAAATTTTAAAAGATGGTTTTGAAAATGTCTTTTTAAGCAAGCCTTATGAAGATGAAATTGCTATGGATTTAGCCTTAGCTACTACTATCACGCAATTTTCATCATTCATAGCCCAAGAAAAGCCTAGTTTAATCGTGGTGCATGGGGATAGAGTAGAGAGCTTGGCATGTGCGATTGTAGCGAGTTTCAATAATATTTTATGCGCGCATGTTGAAGGAGGAGAAGTATCAGGAACCATAGATGAAAGTATCCGCCATAGTGTGTCAAAACTCGCCCATATTCATTATGTTTGTAATGAAGATGCTAAATCAAATCTTATTCAGCTAGGGGAGAAAAAAGAGCGTATTTTTAATATCGGCTCTAGCGATATTGATGTGATGTTAGGGGATTTACCTAGCTTAGAAGAAGTTTTAGAATATTATTATCAAATAGAGCGTTTTAAAAATAATTATGCGATTTTGATTTATCACCCTGTGGTGAGCGAAGTGCTTAGCTTGCCTAAACACATTTTTGAAGTGTTAGAGGCTATCAAGATGAGTGGGAAAAATTTTATTACGATTTATCCTAATAATGATCTAGGTTCAAACATTATTTTAAAAGCTTTAGAGACTTTAAAAGGGCATAAAAATTTCGTTAGTTTTCCTAGCATGCGTTTTGAATATTTTTTAACGCTTTTAAAAAACGCAGAGTTTATTATTGGCAATTCAAGTTGCGGGATACGAGAGGCTGGGGTTTATGGTGTGCCTTGTATCAATCTTGGCACAAGACAAAATAATAGAAGCAAAGCTAGTCATATCATTAACGCTAAAGAAGATAAAAACGAGATTTTATTAGCTATAGACAAGGCTTTAAATTTAAAAAATATCTTAGAAAAGAACTCTCATTTTGGCAAAGGCGATAGCGTTAAGCAATTTTTGGCGAGTTTAAGTTTGGAATTGTTTGACACGCCTACGCAAAAAAGCTTTGTAGTAAGAAAGGTGAGCGAATGA
- a CDS encoding N-acetylneuraminate synthase family protein: MSFSLGSRKIGANEPPLVVAEIGINHNGSLEIAKLMVDAAKNAGIEVIKHQTHIIEDEMSLSALKVIPGNSKRSIYEIMKKCALSKSDERELKEYIEKQGLIFLSTPFSRAAANFLEDLGVVGYKIGSGEMNNIPLLKHIAHFKKPMIISTGMHDLESVKECISPIIDKVPLALLHTTNLYPTPFELVRLNAMLDLKNAFDVPVGLSDHTLNNNACKCAIALGASIVERHFTDTKDREGPDIICSMDKNEAKDLVISAEEIFLMRGGAKTKIDEEQVTRDFAFATMVAIKPIKKGEKISTSNAWVKRPGVKGILAKDYEKTLGRVAKIDISIDEHICDDMLENEK, encoded by the coding sequence ATGAGTTTTAGCTTAGGCAGTAGAAAAATAGGCGCTAACGAGCCACCCTTAGTGGTTGCAGAAATTGGGATTAATCATAATGGTAGTTTAGAGATTGCCAAACTTATGGTAGATGCAGCTAAAAATGCTGGCATTGAAGTCATTAAACACCAAACACATATTATTGAAGATGAAATGAGCTTAAGTGCTTTAAAAGTAATTCCAGGAAATAGTAAAAGAAGTATTTATGAGATTATGAAAAAATGTGCTTTAAGTAAGAGTGATGAAAGAGAGTTAAAAGAATATATAGAAAAACAAGGACTCATCTTTCTTTCCACGCCTTTTAGCAGAGCTGCAGCGAATTTTTTAGAGGATTTGGGTGTTGTTGGGTATAAGATTGGCTCTGGCGAAATGAATAATATTCCTTTATTAAAACATATCGCTCATTTTAAAAAGCCTATGATAATTTCTACTGGAATGCATGATTTAGAGAGCGTGAAAGAGTGTATCAGCCCTATTATAGATAAAGTGCCTTTAGCACTTTTACACACCACTAATCTCTACCCTACGCCTTTTGAACTCGTGCGATTAAATGCTATGCTGGATTTAAAAAATGCCTTTGATGTGCCGGTAGGTTTGAGTGATCATACTCTAAATAATAATGCCTGTAAATGTGCCATAGCTTTAGGGGCAAGCATAGTGGAGCGGCATTTTACAGATACTAAAGACAGAGAGGGACCTGATATTATTTGTTCTATGGACAAAAATGAGGCTAAAGATTTAGTAATAAGTGCTGAAGAAATTTTTTTAATGCGTGGTGGCGCTAAAACTAAAATTGATGAAGAGCAAGTTACACGAGACTTTGCTTTTGCGACCATGGTAGCTATAAAACCTATTAAAAAGGGTGAGAAAATCAGCACAAGTAACGCATGGGTAAAACGACCAGGGGTTAAAGGGATTCTAGCTAAAGATTATGAAAAAACTTTAGGTAGAGTGGCTAAAATTGACATCAGCATAGATGAGCATATCTGTGATGATATGCTAGAAAATGAGAAATAG
- the thiE gene encoding thiamine phosphate synthase, with amino-acid sequence MFDVNCLKLMFVAGSQDFYHIKGDRVKSLLYTLELALQSKITAFQFRQKGDLDLQDNTEIKKLAIECQRLCEKYGVPFIINDDVHLALELKACGVHIGQEDMALEKAITLCKNRLFIGLSVNTLEQALKVYKMDGVAYLGIGSIFPTQSKKDVKQVVGADFLKQLQAFKIQKPLVAIGGITTDNVSELRMCGASGVAVISAITQARDISTAIREILLNF; translated from the coding sequence ATGTTTGATGTGAATTGTTTAAAGCTCATGTTTGTGGCTGGTTCGCAAGATTTCTACCACATAAAAGGCGATAGAGTCAAATCGCTTTTGTATACTTTGGAATTAGCTTTACAATCTAAAATCACAGCGTTTCAATTCCGCCAGAAAGGTGATTTAGATTTACAAGACAATACTGAAATCAAAAAGTTGGCTATAGAGTGTCAAAGATTGTGTGAAAAATACGGCGTGCCTTTCATCATCAATGATGATGTGCATTTGGCGTTAGAATTAAAGGCTTGTGGTGTGCATATAGGACAAGAAGATATGGCCTTAGAAAAAGCCATAACTTTATGTAAAAACCGCCTTTTTATAGGCTTGAGTGTGAACACTTTAGAACAAGCTCTAAAGGTGTATAAAATGGATGGTGTGGCATATCTAGGAATAGGTTCCATTTTTCCTACACAATCTAAAAAAGATGTCAAACAAGTTGTAGGCGCAGATTTTTTGAAACAATTGCAAGCTTTTAAAATCCAAAAGCCCCTTGTAGCCATTGGGGGGATTACCACAGATAATGTTTCAGAACTGCGAATGTGCGGGGCTAGTGGGGTTGCTGTGATTAGTGCGATTACACAAGCAAGAGACATTAGCACAGCTATTAGAGAAATTTTGTTGAATTTTTGA
- the thiD gene encoding bifunctional hydroxymethylpyrimidine kinase/phosphomethylpyrimidine kinase, protein MKVYPQVLSIAGSDSGGGAGIQADLKVFQTLGVFGTSVITAITAQNTQGVHRVYPLSIESVKAQILAIRDDFSIKAFKIGALCNVEIIECVASTLETCNFGVCVLDPVMVAKNGALLLEENAISSLKKHLLPKTNLLTPNLPEVYALTGIKVCDDKSALKAMCVLRDLGVKNAVIKGGHTKHFQGEFSNDWVFLEKEEFILNAKRFNTPNTHGTGCVLSSLIVGLLAQGLDLKNAIIKAKEYLNIIIQNPLNIGHGHGPLNLWSIKEYV, encoded by the coding sequence GTGAAGGTTTATCCACAAGTTTTAAGTATTGCTGGTAGTGATAGTGGTGGGGGTGCTGGGATACAGGCGGATTTGAAGGTGTTCCAAACTTTGGGCGTGTTTGGGACAAGTGTGATTACTGCTATAACCGCACAAAACACACAGGGTGTGCATAGGGTTTATCCCTTAAGTATAGAGAGTGTGAAAGCACAAATCTTAGCTATTAGAGATGACTTTTCTATAAAAGCGTTCAAAATCGGGGCGTTATGCAATGTTGAAATCATTGAGTGTGTAGCAAGCACCCTAGAAACTTGTAATTTTGGAGTCTGTGTTTTAGACCCGGTTATGGTGGCAAAGAATGGGGCGTTGCTTTTAGAAGAAAATGCGATTTCAAGCTTAAAAAAACACCTTTTACCTAAAACAAATTTACTAACCCCTAATCTCCCTGAAGTTTATGCCCTTACAGGGATAAAAGTGTGCGATGACAAAAGCGCTTTAAAAGCGATGTGTGTTTTAAGAGATTTAGGTGTTAAAAATGCTGTTATTAAAGGGGGGCATACCAAACATTTTCAAGGGGAATTTAGCAACGATTGGGTGTTTTTAGAAAAGGAAGAATTTATCCTAAATGCCAAGCGCTTTAATACGCCAAATACGCATGGCACGGGTTGTGTTTTGTCTAGTTTGATTGTAGGTTTACTCGCCCAAGGGTTAGATTTAAAAAATGCCATTATAAAGGCTAAGGAGTATTTAAATATTATCATTCAAAACCCCTTAAATATTGGGCATGGGCATGGGCCTTTGAATTTGTGGAGTATTAAAGAATATGTTTGA
- the thiM gene encoding hydroxyethylthiazole kinase, whose amino-acid sequence MLKELRQKRPLVHNITNYVAAPFVANGLLALGASPLMSDAIVEMQDLAQISDALAINIGTLNERTILCSKEAIKHYKALNKPIVLDPVGCLASALRYNTSLELLESGGISVLRGNVAELGSLVDISCESKGLDAYYSTKSIEIVKLVAQKYSVIAVMTGKVDYVSDGKKVFSISGGSEYLALITGAGCLHTAVCASFLSLKKDPLHSMTQLCALYKQAAFNAQKKALENKGSNGSFLFYFLDALSLLQSVENSVIKEVL is encoded by the coding sequence ATGTTAAAGGAATTACGCCAAAAACGCCCCTTAGTGCATAATATCACTAATTATGTGGCGGCACCATTTGTGGCTAATGGTTTGTTAGCCTTAGGGGCATCGCCTTTAATGAGTGATGCTATTGTTGAAATGCAAGATTTAGCCCAAATTTCTGATGCACTCGCTATCAATATTGGCACTCTTAATGAACGCACTATTTTGTGTAGTAAGGAGGCTATTAAACATTACAAGGCTTTGAATAAACCCATTGTGCTAGACCCTGTGGGGTGTTTGGCAAGCGCTTTGCGTTATAACACAAGCTTAGAGCTTTTAGAAAGTGGGGGAATTAGTGTGCTTAGGGGTAATGTTGCAGAGCTTGGCTCTTTGGTGGATATTTCTTGTGAAAGCAAAGGCTTAGATGCGTATTATTCCACGAAGTCTATTGAAATAGTCAAGCTAGTGGCTCAAAAATATTCTGTGATAGCTGTAATGACTGGCAAGGTGGATTATGTGAGCGATGGAAAAAAAGTGTTTAGTATCAGTGGGGGGAGTGAGTATTTAGCCTTAATTACAGGGGCTGGGTGCTTACACACAGCAGTGTGTGCGAGTTTTTTAAGTTTAAAAAAAGACCCCCTACATTCTATGACACAACTTTGTGCACTCTACAAACAAGCCGCTTTTAACGCACAAAAAAAGGCGCTTGAAAATAAGGGCTCAAATGGCTCGTTCTTATTTTATTTTTTAGATGCTCTAAGCTTGTTACAAAGTGTAGAGAATAGTGTTATTAAGGAAGTGTTGTGA
- a CDS encoding HrgA like protein has translation MKKLDIEIIQSVLEIIKEPISPNHIYFKAKELFKEGKIESMFDCGGRTPWASISAYIYEALKKGDDLPFVKVQDKPKILIALKQTKTKEQASNKNFNEPTKTIKHERDLHPFLTYMAYHNENLKCYTKTIFHEESLKSAKGVDRWLYPDMVGVRFLYAELSNENLIAFSKKFDTLPIKLVSFELKREISVSNCRECYFQAISNSSWANEGYLVSCEIDTQNSELMSLLKRLHASFGIGVINLRIDNIENSSILLNAKYKEQIDYNVALELSKKNANFSGFLKSIVDFDPNNQHRFKQEFDPIKEKNGLHSN, from the coding sequence ATGAAAAAGCTAGATATTGAAATTATTCAAAGCGTTTTAGAGATTATCAAAGAACCAATTAGCCCTAATCACATTTATTTTAAAGCTAAAGAACTTTTTAAAGAAGGCAAGATTGAAAGCATGTTTGATTGTGGGGGTAGAACTCCATGGGCGAGTATTAGTGCGTATATTTATGAAGCCCTAAAAAAGGGCGATGATTTGCCTTTTGTTAAAGTGCAAGACAAGCCAAAAATTTTAATCGCCTTAAAACAAACTAAAACTAAGGAACAGGCTTCAAACAAGAATTTTAATGAACCCACAAAAACCATTAAACACGAAAGGGATTTACACCCCTTTTTAACCTATATGGCTTATCATAATGAAAATTTGAAATGCTATACTAAAACTATCTTTCATGAAGAGAGTTTAAAATCTGCTAAAGGTGTGGATAGGTGGCTTTATCCGGATATGGTAGGGGTTAGATTTTTGTATGCAGAACTATCTAATGAAAATTTAATCGCTTTTTCTAAGAAATTTGATACTTTACCTATAAAATTAGTGAGTTTTGAGTTAAAAAGAGAAATTAGTGTGAGTAATTGTAGGGAGTGCTATTTTCAGGCGATTTCTAATAGTTCTTGGGCAAATGAAGGGTATTTAGTTAGCTGTGAAATTGATACGCAAAATTCAGAGCTTATGAGCTTATTGAAACGATTGCATGCAAGTTTTGGGATTGGCGTGATTAATTTAAGGATTGATAACATAGAAAATAGCAGTATTTTATTGAATGCTAAATATAAAGAACAGATTGATTATAATGTTGCTTTAGAACTTAGCAAGAAAAATGCTAATTTCAGTGGTTTCTTAAAGAGTATTGTAGATTTTGACCCAAATAATCAACACCGCTTTAAACAGGAGTTTGACCCTATTAAGGAGAAAAATGGACTGCACTCAAATTAA
- a CDS encoding ABC-F family ATP-binding cassette domain-containing protein: MLQTINLTQRYATKKLFENVNIKLDRNKRYGLIGANGAGKSTFLKILSKSIDCSSGEVIITSGMKMGVLGQDQYAFEELSLKDAVMIGNKRLYDAIKEKERLYTEGDLSDDKVNMRLGELETICVEEDPMYECEVVIEKILEDLGIPSSKHNDLMRTLPSSDKFKILLAQVLFPKPDILLLDEPTNNLDLNAIDWLEENLKRHDGTMVVISHDRHFLNAVCTHILDLDFHTVREFSGNYDDWYIASTLIAKQQEAERNKKLKEKEELEKFIARFSANASKAKQATSRQKQLDKLDIQSLAVSSRRDPSIIFKPKRTIGNEALECENISKSYDGQIILDKVSLKIMPKDKIALIGPNGVGKSTLCKILVEELKPDNGVVKWGATVQKGYFPQNVSEEISGEETLYQWLFNFNKKIESSEVRNALGRMLFNGEEQEKCVNALSGGEKHRMVLSKLMLEGGNFLILDEPTNHLDLEAIIALGEALFKFDGAVICVSHDRELIDAYANRIIELVPSEKGAKIIDFKGSYEEYLASKK, from the coding sequence ATGCTACAAACCATAAATTTAACGCAACGCTATGCGACTAAAAAATTGTTTGAAAATGTGAATATCAAGCTAGATAGAAATAAACGCTACGGACTTATTGGGGCTAATGGGGCAGGAAAATCCACTTTTTTAAAAATTTTAAGTAAAAGCATTGATTGTAGCAGTGGGGAAGTAATCATTACAAGTGGCATGAAAATGGGGGTTTTAGGACAAGACCAATACGCTTTTGAAGAACTAAGCCTTAAAGATGCGGTAATGATTGGCAATAAGCGTTTGTATGATGCTATCAAAGAAAAAGAGCGTTTATATACAGAGGGGGATTTGAGTGATGATAAAGTGAATATGAGACTAGGGGAGTTAGAGACCATTTGTGTAGAAGAAGACCCTATGTATGAATGCGAAGTGGTGATTGAAAAAATCTTAGAAGATTTAGGCATTCCTAGCTCTAAGCACAATGATTTAATGAGAACTTTGCCAAGTAGCGATAAATTTAAAATCCTTTTAGCTCAAGTGCTATTTCCAAAACCAGATATTTTGCTCTTAGATGAGCCTACTAACAACCTAGATTTAAACGCTATTGATTGGTTAGAAGAAAATCTCAAACGTCATGACGGCACCATGGTGGTTATTAGCCATGACAGGCATTTTTTGAATGCGGTATGCACGCATATTTTAGACTTGGATTTCCACACGGTGCGTGAGTTTAGTGGGAATTATGATGATTGGTATATCGCATCTACTTTGATTGCTAAACAGCAAGAGGCTGAACGCAATAAAAAACTCAAAGAAAAAGAAGAATTAGAAAAATTTATCGCTCGATTTAGCGCTAATGCTTCTAAAGCTAAGCAAGCCACAAGCCGCCAAAAACAATTAGATAAATTAGATATTCAAAGCTTAGCAGTATCAAGTAGAAGAGACCCTAGCATTATTTTTAAGCCTAAACGCACCATTGGTAATGAAGCTTTAGAATGTGAAAATATTTCTAAAAGTTATGATGGGCAAATCATTTTAGATAAAGTCAGTTTAAAAATCATGCCCAAAGATAAAATCGCTTTAATAGGGCCAAATGGCGTGGGTAAATCAACGCTTTGTAAAATTCTAGTAGAAGAATTAAAGCCCGATAATGGTGTGGTGAAATGGGGGGCAACCGTTCAAAAGGGCTACTTCCCACAAAATGTGAGCGAAGAAATCAGCGGAGAAGAAACCTTGTATCAATGGCTCTTTAATTTCAACAAAAAAATTGAAAGCTCTGAGGTAAGAAACGCATTAGGAAGAATGCTCTTTAATGGCGAAGAACAAGAAAAATGCGTGAATGCTTTAAGTGGGGGGGAAAAGCACAGAATGGTATTAAGTAAGCTCATGCTAGAAGGGGGGAATTTTTTAATCTTAGATGAGCCAACCAATCACTTAGATTTAGAAGCTATTATTGCCTTGGGTGAAGCACTCTTTAAATTTGATGGGGCAGTGATTTGTGTCAGCCATGACAGAGAACTCATTGATGCGTATGCGAATAGAATTATTGAATTAGTGCCTAGTGAAAAGGGAGCAAAAATCATTGATTTCAAAGGGAGTTATGAAGAGTATCTAGCGAGCAAAAAATAA
- the tnpA gene encoding IS200/IS605 family transposase — translation MKQIDNIRHGRHCVFLMHVHLVFVTKYRRKAFNKEVIDFLGSVFAKVCKDFESELVEFDGESDHVHLLINYPPKVSVSRLVNSLKGVSSRLVRQQNFKNVKATLWGNHLWSPSYFAGSCGGAPLEIIKQYIQEQETPH, via the coding sequence ATGAAACAAATTGATAATATTAGACATGGCAGACATTGTGTTTTTTTAATGCATGTGCATTTAGTATTTGTAACTAAATATAGGCGTAAAGCATTCAACAAAGAAGTTATAGACTTTTTAGGTTCTGTATTTGCTAAGGTATGCAAAGACTTTGAAAGCGAGTTAGTAGAATTTGATGGGGAAAGCGACCATGTGCATTTACTTATCAATTATCCACCAAAAGTTAGTGTTAGTAGGTTAGTTAATTCTTTAAAGGGTGTTAGTAGTCGTTTGGTTAGACAACAAAATTTTAAAAATGTTAAAGCTACTTTGTGGGGCAATCATTTATGGTCGCCTAGTTATTTTGCTGGAAGCTGTGGGGGTGCTCCTTTAGAAATCATTAAGCAATATATCCAAGAGCAAGAAACACCACATTAG